The following are encoded together in the Terriglobales bacterium genome:
- the polX gene encoding DNA polymerase/3'-5' exonuclease PolX has protein sequence MPARPTSPVDNKSIATILYETADLMEIQGEDSFRIRSYRRAAEAIESLPQPVAELVTDRKALLEIPGIGKGMAANLEEIFKKGKLQVHSDLLKKYKPSILELMKIQGMGPKTLALIWDAFQISDVAGVEKLAREGKLRDLPRMSEKTEQKLLKAIENYRRVSGRFRLDQAAELAQKLTEHLSGVAGVEKITPAGSLRRGRETVGDLDLLVTGKASTNAKQREALIKKILAFPGISEVLAKGENKVSFKLHGGMQVDIRLLSPESFGAALMYFTGSKSHNVALRQRALTMGYTLNEYALARVKDEKRVAGTTEEEIYRKLGLDYIPPEMRESQGEIEAAEEHTLPALISESDIRGDVHMHTTTTDGRNTIEEMAEAARARGYQYIAITDHSKNLAMANGLDDKRAVEHIHKIRTADEKSDGIKILAGIEVDILAEGELDLSDSVLEQMDVVVASVHSHFQQEPAQMTDRLLRVVSNPNTSILGHPTGRLLLRREAYGFDLQAVLKAAAQHGVAMELNAFPDRLDLRDVHLRMAKAQGVKVVINTDSHHTSHLENMRYGILQARRAWLTPADVLNTLSLQRFAAAMKRR, from the coding sequence TTGCCTGCACGACCCACCTCGCCCGTGGACAATAAGAGCATCGCCACGATCCTGTACGAGACCGCCGACCTCATGGAGATCCAGGGCGAGGACTCCTTCCGCATCCGCTCCTACCGCCGCGCCGCCGAGGCCATCGAGAGTCTCCCGCAGCCCGTGGCAGAGCTGGTCACCGACCGCAAGGCCCTGCTCGAGATCCCCGGCATCGGCAAGGGCATGGCCGCAAACCTGGAAGAGATATTCAAGAAGGGCAAGCTACAGGTGCACTCAGATCTGCTCAAGAAGTACAAGCCCAGCATTCTGGAGTTGATGAAGATCCAGGGCATGGGCCCCAAGACGCTGGCTCTGATCTGGGACGCCTTCCAGATCTCGGACGTTGCCGGGGTCGAAAAGCTGGCGCGCGAGGGCAAGCTGCGCGACCTGCCCCGCATGAGCGAAAAGACGGAGCAGAAGCTGCTCAAGGCCATCGAGAACTACCGGCGGGTCTCCGGGCGCTTCCGGCTGGACCAGGCCGCCGAGCTGGCGCAGAAGCTGACGGAGCATTTAAGCGGCGTAGCGGGGGTGGAGAAGATCACGCCCGCCGGCTCGCTGCGCCGCGGGCGGGAGACCGTCGGCGACCTCGACCTGCTGGTCACGGGCAAGGCTTCCACCAACGCCAAGCAGCGCGAAGCGCTCATCAAGAAGATCCTGGCCTTCCCTGGCATCTCGGAGGTCCTGGCAAAAGGCGAGAACAAGGTCAGCTTCAAGCTGCACGGCGGCATGCAGGTGGACATCCGGCTCCTCTCGCCGGAATCTTTCGGCGCGGCGCTGATGTACTTCACCGGCTCCAAATCGCACAACGTCGCCTTGCGCCAGCGCGCTCTGACGATGGGGTACACGCTGAACGAATACGCGCTGGCCCGGGTGAAAGACGAGAAGCGCGTCGCCGGCACAACCGAAGAAGAGATCTACCGCAAGCTTGGCCTCGACTACATCCCGCCGGAGATGCGCGAGAGCCAGGGTGAGATCGAGGCCGCCGAGGAGCACACGCTGCCCGCCCTCATCTCAGAGAGCGACATCCGAGGCGACGTCCACATGCACACCACGACCACCGACGGCCGCAACACCATCGAGGAGATGGCCGAAGCCGCGCGCGCCCGCGGCTACCAGTACATCGCCATCACCGACCACTCCAAGAACCTGGCGATGGCCAATGGCCTGGACGACAAGCGCGCGGTTGAGCACATCCACAAGATCCGCACCGCTGACGAGAAGTCGGACGGAATCAAGATTCTCGCCGGCATCGAGGTGGACATTCTGGCCGAGGGCGAGCTCGATCTTTCCGATTCCGTGCTCGAGCAGATGGACGTCGTGGTGGCCAGCGTCCACTCGCACTTCCAGCAGGAACCGGCGCAGATGACGGACCGGTTGCTGCGGGTGGTCTCCAATCCCAACACCTCCATCCTCGGACACCCCACCGGACGCCTGCTCCTGCGCCGCGAGGCCTACGGCTTCGACTTGCAGGCGGTACTGAAGGCGGCCGCGCAGCACGGCGTGGCGATGGAGTTGAACGCCTTCCCTGATCGCCTCGACCTGCGCGACGTTCACCTGCGCATGGCCAAGGCGCAGGGCGTCAAAGTGGTCATCAACACCGACTCACATCACACCTCGCATCTGGAGAACATGCGCTACGGCATCCTGCAGGCGCGCCGGGCCTGGCTCACGCCCGCGGACGTCCTGAACACGCTTTCGCTCCAACGATTCGCCGCCGCCATGAAACGGCGCTAG
- a CDS encoding NUDIX hydrolase has product MANKKKARVLRSKVLFRGPLFRVTSETVIEPGGITVRRDVVRHPGSVVVLAVADGAHGSSVLLERQYRHAAKDFLWELPAGRIDDGETALAAGRRELLEETGYTARRWKRALVFYSSPGFLDETMTVYLARGLKAGRARPEADEFISTRLFPLATAVRMATRGTIRDGKTLAALFWFARVKGRGRR; this is encoded by the coding sequence GTGGCAAACAAGAAGAAAGCGCGCGTTCTTCGCTCCAAGGTTCTGTTTCGCGGTCCGCTCTTCCGCGTGACCTCGGAGACGGTGATTGAGCCCGGCGGAATCACCGTGCGGCGCGACGTAGTCCGTCATCCAGGTTCTGTGGTGGTTCTGGCTGTGGCCGACGGCGCGCACGGATCTTCCGTCCTGCTGGAGCGCCAGTACCGCCATGCGGCCAAAGACTTCCTGTGGGAGCTGCCCGCCGGCCGCATCGACGACGGCGAAACGGCGCTCGCTGCCGGGCGCCGCGAACTTCTGGAAGAAACCGGATACACCGCGCGCCGCTGGAAGCGCGCCCTCGTCTTCTACTCCAGCCCCGGCTTCCTGGACGAGACCATGACCGTCTATCTGGCGCGAGGACTGAAGGCGGGTCGCGCCCGACCGGAGGCCGACGAATTCATTTCTACGCGACTCTTCCCTCTTGCCACCGCCGTGCGCATGGCTACGCGCGGAACCATCCGCGATGGAAAGACGCTAGCCGCGCTGTTCTGGTTCGCTCGTGTGAAAGGCCGCGGGCGGCGGTAG